One segment of Synechococcus sp. A15-24 DNA contains the following:
- a CDS encoding MFS transporter, which translates to MLAYGLGDAGTGLAATQLGFYLFPFFTCAAGLPAFIAGALLTVIKVWDAVNDPLIGWLSDHTTSRWGPRLPWMLTAALPLGISLAAMWWVPPGGVGQRTFYYVVMAVLLMTAYTSVNLPYAALSTELTPDTAMRTRLNAARFTGSILAGLSGLIVASVVLTDGGGGYLAMGRITGTIAAVATLACCWGLAPFAKRAQRPTTNSEPAMQQLKRVLSNPRFRQVLGLYLLLWFGLQLMQVVALIWLVQVVHVPAQLSTWILLPFQIAALGGLQLWSVLSNRNGRVATLRWGAGLWILACLLSMLFPALPEGAGVLQLLPLAGLIAVVGIGAATAYLIPWSLLPDAIDADPSKPAGLYTAWMVFGQKLIIGLTMSVFGSLLSLTGYISSQGACNGALSFVEQPATALLAIRICMGLLPAVLVMLGLVVMRGWPDRGAHLQASAG; encoded by the coding sequence ATGCTGGCCTACGGGCTTGGTGACGCCGGCACAGGCCTAGCTGCCACGCAGCTGGGCTTTTATCTCTTCCCCTTCTTCACCTGTGCTGCGGGGTTGCCCGCCTTCATCGCCGGGGCGCTGCTCACGGTGATCAAGGTGTGGGATGCCGTCAACGACCCCTTGATCGGCTGGCTCAGCGATCACACCACCAGCCGCTGGGGACCCAGGCTGCCCTGGATGCTGACGGCGGCCCTGCCCCTGGGCATCAGCCTGGCGGCGATGTGGTGGGTTCCCCCCGGCGGGGTCGGCCAACGCACCTTTTATTACGTGGTGATGGCGGTGCTGTTGATGACCGCTTACACCAGCGTCAACCTTCCCTATGCCGCCCTATCCACGGAGCTAACGCCGGATACGGCGATGCGCACCCGCCTGAATGCGGCGCGATTCACCGGCTCGATCCTCGCGGGTCTCAGCGGACTGATTGTGGCGTCGGTGGTGCTCACCGACGGCGGTGGCGGCTATCTGGCCATGGGCCGGATCACCGGAACAATAGCGGCGGTGGCCACCCTGGCCTGCTGCTGGGGGCTGGCCCCCTTTGCCAAGCGGGCCCAGCGGCCGACGACCAACAGCGAACCGGCCATGCAGCAGCTCAAACGGGTGCTGAGCAACCCGCGCTTCCGTCAGGTGCTGGGGCTGTACCTGCTGCTCTGGTTTGGCCTGCAACTGATGCAGGTGGTGGCGCTGATCTGGCTCGTGCAGGTGGTGCATGTGCCGGCCCAGCTGTCCACCTGGATCCTGCTGCCGTTTCAGATCGCGGCGCTTGGAGGGTTGCAGCTGTGGAGCGTGCTGAGCAACCGCAACGGCCGGGTGGCCACCCTGCGCTGGGGGGCGGGCCTGTGGATCCTGGCCTGCCTGCTCTCGATGCTGTTTCCCGCCCTGCCAGAGGGAGCCGGTGTGCTGCAGCTGTTACCACTGGCGGGGCTGATCGCCGTGGTGGGCATCGGTGCCGCCACGGCCTACTTGATTCCCTGGTCGCTTCTGCCGGATGCGATTGATGCCGATCCGAGCAAACCGGCTGGGCTCTACACCGCCTGGATGGTGTTCGGCCAGAAGCTGATCATCGGCCTGACGATGTCGGTGTTCGGCAGCCTGCTCTCGCTCACGGGCTACATCTCCAGCCAGGGGGCTTGCAACGGTGCCCTGAGCTTTGTGGAGCAACCAGCCACCGCTTTGCTGGCGATCCGGATCTGCATGGGTCTGCTGCCAGCGGTACTGGTGATGCTGGGGCTTGTGGTGATGCGAGGCTGGCCGGACCGTGGCGCCCACCTGCAGGCTTCCGCCGGATGA
- a CDS encoding DUF3086 domain-containing protein, with translation MERMAADAMSDDNDLTPQEPEAQPLPTEAPAEANPVMELALKDLQQRRDALEAEISKLSKRKQQLESELTTSFAGQSDAIARRVKGFQEYLGGALQDLVQSVENLELVVQPMVVKPSPLDQQADNDRASAGPEAAPAAAAAVADTFRPDEDLIRAALERFLKQPDVYADPWNLRRSVDAKDIALLEDWFFNQGGRGAQPSRGTRPRNILASAALIAIIGELYGDQFQCLVLAGGPERLGEWRRGLQDALGLGREDFGPSSGIVLFERPEALVERADRLEERGEVPLILIDAAERSVDIPVLQFPLWLAFAAGPGERLDDDDLL, from the coding sequence ATGGAGCGCATGGCCGCTGACGCAATGTCTGACGACAACGACCTGACCCCGCAAGAGCCCGAGGCCCAGCCTTTACCGACAGAAGCCCCAGCAGAGGCCAACCCGGTGATGGAGCTGGCGCTGAAGGACCTGCAGCAACGCCGTGACGCCCTGGAGGCAGAGATCAGCAAACTCTCCAAGCGCAAGCAACAGCTGGAGAGCGAACTGACAACCAGCTTCGCTGGCCAGTCCGATGCGATCGCCAGGCGCGTGAAGGGTTTCCAGGAGTACCTAGGCGGCGCCCTGCAGGACCTGGTGCAGAGCGTGGAAAACCTGGAGCTGGTGGTGCAGCCAATGGTGGTGAAGCCCTCGCCATTGGACCAGCAGGCCGACAACGACAGGGCTTCAGCGGGCCCGGAAGCCGCACCAGCAGCGGCAGCGGCGGTGGCCGACACGTTCCGCCCCGATGAAGATCTGATCCGTGCCGCCCTGGAGCGTTTCCTCAAGCAGCCGGATGTCTATGCCGATCCCTGGAATCTGCGCCGCAGCGTCGATGCCAAAGACATCGCCCTGCTGGAGGACTGGTTCTTCAATCAAGGCGGACGCGGCGCGCAGCCGAGCCGCGGCACCCGCCCCCGTAACATCCTGGCCAGCGCGGCGTTGATCGCCATCATCGGCGAGCTCTACGGCGACCAGTTCCAGTGCCTTGTGCTGGCCGGCGGCCCCGAACGGCTGGGGGAATGGCGGCGTGGCCTGCAGGATGCCCTCGGCCTGGGCCGGGAAGACTTCGGGCCCAGCAGCGGCATCGTGCTGTTCGAACGCCCCGAAGCCCTCGTGGAGCGGGCCGATCGGCTGGAGGAGCGAGGCGAAGTGCCACTGATCCTGATCGATGCGGCCGAACGCAGTGTCGACATCCCTGTGCTTCAGTTCCCCCTATGGCTGGCCTTCGCGGCCGGACCGGGTGAACGCCTCGACGACGACGACCTGCTGTGA
- a CDS encoding type II toxin-antitoxin system Phd/YefM family antitoxin yields MFALVDDVGESHTPIEIHGKRSNAVLVSEDDWRAIQETLYLTAIPGMRESIVDGMATPTSDLSEEPGW; encoded by the coding sequence TTGTTTGCCTTGGTGGATGATGTGGGTGAATCGCATACACCAATCGAAATCCACGGCAAACGCAGCAATGCCGTGCTGGTGTCGGAAGACGATTGGCGCGCGATTCAAGAAACGCTGTATCTCACGGCGATACCAGGAATGCGGGAGTCGATTGTCGACGGAATGGCAACTCCAACAAGCGACCTGAGCGAGGAACCCGGCTGGTGA
- a CDS encoding response regulator transcription factor, giving the protein MRETLQRSRSELKRRRIVIASADRVLITSLVGLLDGIGPLLGACTSEADTLTCLERSAADLLICTDLLESGDGPSLVHHARALRPELICLMLIQRPLRSTIEAATAAGCQGLCSRELVGNGHLLKAIQAIDSDAIYIDPVVAGVLRHSRLSRGHTSTSLNPGLTVREEDVLRGICRGLSNQEIADQLNLSIETVKHSVSAVLSKLDARDRSQAMLIAFRNDLVDLPAHLPRWTP; this is encoded by the coding sequence ATGCGTGAGACGCTTCAGCGCAGCCGTTCCGAGTTGAAGCGCCGCCGCATCGTGATCGCCAGCGCTGACCGGGTGCTGATCACCAGCCTGGTGGGCCTGCTCGACGGCATCGGGCCATTGCTGGGCGCCTGCACCAGCGAAGCCGACACCCTCACCTGCCTGGAGCGCAGCGCGGCGGATCTGTTGATCTGCACCGATCTGCTGGAGAGCGGCGATGGTCCCTCCCTTGTGCATCACGCCCGCGCTCTCCGGCCGGAGCTGATCTGCCTGATGCTGATCCAACGGCCGCTGCGCAGCACGATCGAGGCCGCCACCGCCGCCGGCTGCCAGGGGCTTTGCAGCCGTGAACTGGTGGGCAACGGCCATCTGCTGAAGGCCATCCAGGCCATCGACAGCGACGCTATTTACATCGACCCGGTGGTCGCCGGCGTGCTGCGCCACAGCCGTCTCAGCCGCGGCCACACCAGCACATCCCTCAACCCTGGCCTGACCGTGCGGGAGGAAGACGTGCTGCGCGGCATCTGCCGCGGCCTCAGCAACCAGGAGATCGCCGACCAGCTCAACCTGTCGATTGAAACGGTGAAGCACAGCGTCTCCGCCGTGCTCAGCAAGCTCGACGCCCGCGACCGCAGCCAGGCGATGCTGATCGCCTTTCGCAATGATCTGGTGGACCTGCCGGCCCATTTGCCCCGCTGGACCCCATGA
- a CDS encoding DUF1825 family protein, with protein MAFFESDIVQDEAKRLFGDYQQLMQLGSEYGKFDREGKKKFIETMEELMGRYRVFMKRFELSEDFQAKLTVEQLRTQLSQFGITPEQMFEQMNATLERMKAQIELPPSS; from the coding sequence ATGGCATTTTTCGAATCCGACATCGTTCAGGACGAAGCCAAACGTCTGTTCGGTGATTACCAGCAACTGATGCAGCTGGGCAGTGAGTACGGCAAGTTCGACCGGGAGGGCAAGAAGAAGTTCATCGAAACGATGGAGGAGTTGATGGGCCGCTACCGGGTGTTCATGAAGCGTTTTGAGCTCTCGGAAGACTTCCAGGCCAAGCTCACGGTGGAGCAGCTGCGCACCCAGCTCAGCCAGTTCGGCATCACCCCCGAGCAGATGTTCGAGCAGATGAATGCCACCCTGGAACGGATGAAGGCCCAGATCGAGCTGCCACCCTCCAGCTGA
- a CDS encoding DUF3119 family protein, which translates to MSSTPTSVTLKPDARLPLLVVVFGAALLPLPLHPWPTLVVVLFGVFLLIQTASLRLEFEERALIVWQNSRELRRFPYDQWLTWRLFAPWLPGLLYFRETQSIHFLPILFSPKQLRDQLELRVGALEVPASNAD; encoded by the coding sequence ATGAGCTCAACCCCCACAAGCGTCACCCTGAAACCGGATGCACGGCTGCCGCTGCTGGTGGTGGTCTTCGGTGCTGCGCTGCTGCCACTGCCGCTGCATCCCTGGCCCACGCTGGTGGTGGTGCTGTTCGGGGTGTTTCTGCTGATTCAAACTGCAAGCCTGAGGCTGGAGTTTGAGGAGCGGGCCCTGATCGTGTGGCAGAACAGCCGGGAGCTGCGCCGCTTCCCCTACGACCAATGGCTCACCTGGCGGCTGTTTGCCCCCTGGCTGCCCGGGCTGCTGTATTTCCGCGAAACCCAGAGCATCCATTTCCTGCCGATCCTGTTCAGCCCAAAGCAGCTGCGGGACCAACTGGAGCTGCGGGTGGGTGCGCTGGAAGTGCCGGCCAGCAACGCTGACTGA
- a CDS encoding HEPN domain-containing protein: MTPRVNAWMRQANSDWAVAELTAQQGFHSQACFHYCQAAEKALKALLILLGSLPSYSHALDRQVGSVEAGGVDVSPIRTVRLKALSRMSTETRYPSDSEAPADRFDAEDSAQARNAASQVMAFAQATITP; this comes from the coding sequence ATGACCCCTCGCGTTAATGCCTGGATGCGCCAGGCCAACAGCGATTGGGCCGTGGCCGAACTCACCGCCCAACAAGGCTTTCACAGCCAGGCCTGTTTCCACTACTGCCAGGCCGCTGAAAAAGCGCTGAAGGCCCTGTTGATTTTGCTTGGCTCCCTGCCGTCTTACAGCCATGCGCTGGATCGCCAGGTCGGCAGTGTGGAAGCAGGAGGGGTCGACGTGTCGCCCATCCGGACTGTGCGGCTCAAGGCGTTGAGCCGTATGAGTACTGAAACGCGCTATCCAAGCGATAGCGAGGCACCCGCCGATCGCTTCGACGCCGAGGACAGCGCGCAGGCACGGAATGCCGCCTCGCAGGTGATGGCATTCGCCCAGGCAACCATTACGCCTTAG
- a CDS encoding type II toxin-antitoxin system prevent-host-death family antitoxin, giving the protein MQVNLHDAKTNLSRYVEQALDGDEVVIARAGKPLVKLVPVDTTPRRRQLGFMRNQGIATADVKGDFSDDINAMFS; this is encoded by the coding sequence ATGCAGGTGAATCTCCACGACGCCAAGACCAACCTCTCCCGTTACGTCGAGCAGGCCCTCGATGGCGATGAGGTCGTGATTGCTCGTGCCGGCAAACCTCTTGTGAAACTGGTGCCTGTGGACACCACACCGCGTCGACGTCAGCTGGGGTTCATGCGCAACCAGGGCATCGCCACCGCTGATGTGAAAGGCGACTTCAGCGACGACATCAACGCCATGTTCAGCTGA
- a CDS encoding ABC transporter permease, with product MTSPRWLKRLGASLLIGGQAVTATLRGRINTVDLQDQMMEAGPGSLLIVLIISIAAGSVFNIQVAAELTRQGAGSTVGGILAIGLAREIAPLLTSCLLAGKVATAYAAQLGTMKVTEQIDAITMLRTDPVEYLVVPRMIAMVVMAPVQCFFFFLMAVWSGQITSTALYNIPPAVFWTSVRTWMNPTDLPFMLVKALVFGLIIAVIACGWGLTTKGGPKEVGTSTTGAVVMILILVAIMDVVLTQVLFGA from the coding sequence ATGACTTCACCCCGCTGGCTGAAACGACTGGGCGCCAGCCTGTTGATCGGTGGTCAGGCCGTGACGGCCACCCTGCGGGGGCGGATCAACACCGTGGATCTGCAGGATCAGATGATGGAGGCGGGTCCCGGCAGCCTGCTGATCGTGCTGATCATCTCAATCGCCGCCGGTTCGGTGTTCAACATCCAGGTGGCCGCCGAACTCACCCGCCAGGGGGCCGGATCAACGGTGGGCGGCATCCTGGCCATTGGCCTGGCCCGGGAGATTGCACCACTGCTCACCTCCTGCCTGCTGGCGGGAAAGGTGGCCACCGCATACGCAGCGCAGCTGGGCACCATGAAGGTGACCGAGCAAATCGATGCGATCACGATGCTGCGCACCGACCCGGTGGAGTACCTGGTGGTGCCGCGGATGATCGCCATGGTGGTGATGGCACCGGTGCAGTGCTTCTTCTTCTTCCTGATGGCGGTGTGGAGCGGCCAGATCACCAGCACAGCGCTTTACAACATCCCACCGGCGGTGTTCTGGACCTCCGTGCGCACCTGGATGAATCCAACGGACCTGCCCTTCATGCTGGTGAAGGCGCTGGTATTTGGGCTGATCATCGCGGTGATCGCCTGCGGCTGGGGACTGACGACCAAAGGCGGCCCGAAGGAGGTGGGCACCAGCACCACCGGTGCGGTCGTCATGATCCTGATCCTGGTGGCGATCATGGATGTCGTTCTGACCCAGGTGCTGTTCGGCGCATGA
- the pyrF gene encoding orotidine-5'-phosphate decarboxylase — protein sequence MAPSLASGPADRIIVALDGMDPEQALRFAAQVDGLRWVKVGLELFVQAGPEVVARLREQGLRVFLDLKFHDIPATKAGACRRAAALGAELITVHACAGSEALKTAQAAAVEGAQSAGVPTPTLLAVTVLTSWEEQRLQRELAIQQSIGERVAALAQLSATAGIGGCVCSPLEAAALRAQHPVPFALVTPGIRPKGVAVGDQARVMGPAEAIAAGASQLVIGRPITNAEDPCAAFAGCCAQLQGLIDAH from the coding sequence TTGGCTCCGTCGCTCGCTTCTGGCCCCGCCGATCGGATCATCGTGGCCCTTGATGGCATGGATCCAGAGCAGGCGCTGAGGTTTGCGGCTCAGGTGGACGGACTGCGCTGGGTGAAGGTGGGCCTGGAGCTGTTTGTGCAGGCCGGCCCAGAGGTGGTGGCCCGGCTGCGGGAGCAGGGGTTGCGGGTGTTCCTGGATCTCAAATTTCACGACATCCCCGCGACGAAGGCGGGGGCCTGCCGGCGGGCGGCGGCGTTGGGGGCGGAGCTGATCACGGTGCATGCCTGCGCCGGCAGTGAAGCGCTCAAGACAGCCCAGGCCGCGGCGGTGGAGGGGGCCCAGAGTGCAGGGGTGCCCACACCAACTCTGCTGGCGGTGACGGTGCTCACCAGTTGGGAGGAGCAGCGACTGCAACGGGAACTCGCCATTCAGCAATCCATTGGCGAGCGGGTGGCGGCGTTGGCGCAGCTGTCTGCAACAGCGGGCATCGGCGGTTGCGTCTGTTCGCCGCTGGAGGCCGCAGCGTTGCGGGCCCAGCACCCTGTGCCGTTTGCTCTGGTCACGCCGGGGATTCGCCCCAAAGGTGTTGCGGTGGGCGATCAGGCCCGGGTGATGGGACCTGCTGAAGCGATCGCGGCCGGCGCGAGCCAGCTAGTGATAGGCCGTCCAATCACCAACGCGGAAGATCCCTGCGCTGCGTTTGCGGGCTGTTGCGCCCAGTTACAGGGATTGATTGATGCGCATTAA
- a CDS encoding nucleotidyltransferase domain-containing protein: MFGSWARGDWDGFSDVDVLAVAPNRSQASKLADAVLDLGMADDVLALTELEWQERRNGYDPYWSAIGRDALRLNQP; encoded by the coding sequence CTGTTCGGATCCTGGGCCCGGGGCGACTGGGATGGCTTTTCGGATGTGGACGTGCTGGCCGTTGCCCCGAATCGCAGCCAAGCCAGCAAGCTGGCGGATGCGGTGCTGGATCTGGGAATGGCCGACGACGTGCTGGCGTTAACCGAGCTGGAATGGCAAGAGCGCCGCAACGGCTACGACCCCTACTGGAGTGCCATCGGCCGCGATGCCCTGCGCCTGAACCAGCCATGA
- the plsY gene encoding glycerol-3-phosphate 1-O-acyltransferase PlsY, protein MILTALLLLAIGYLLGSTPSGYLAGRWLKGIDLRTCGSRSTGATNVLRNVGKGPALVVFLIDLGKGALAVLLAKTFGLSDWLQVLAGLAALAGHIWPVWLGWKGGKAVATGFGMFLGLAWPVGLACFGLFMAVISVFRIVSLSSVVAAIGLPLLMLLSGGSSAYVFVSLVASLMVLWRHRSNIERLIAGTEPKIGQKA, encoded by the coding sequence GTGATCCTCACCGCCCTGCTGCTCCTGGCCATCGGCTACCTGCTGGGGTCCACCCCCAGTGGCTATTTGGCGGGCCGCTGGCTGAAGGGCATCGATCTGCGCACCTGCGGCTCCCGCAGCACCGGCGCCACCAACGTGCTGCGCAATGTGGGCAAGGGCCCAGCGTTGGTGGTGTTTCTGATCGATCTGGGCAAAGGAGCCCTGGCGGTGCTGTTGGCCAAAACCTTCGGGCTCAGTGACTGGCTGCAGGTGCTGGCGGGGCTGGCGGCCCTGGCCGGTCACATCTGGCCGGTGTGGCTGGGCTGGAAGGGCGGCAAGGCGGTGGCCACAGGCTTCGGGATGTTCCTGGGGCTGGCCTGGCCGGTGGGGCTGGCCTGCTTCGGGTTGTTCATGGCGGTGATCTCGGTGTTCCGGATCGTGTCGCTCTCCAGCGTGGTGGCCGCCATCGGCCTGCCGCTGCTGATGCTGCTCTCCGGCGGCAGCAGCGCCTACGTGTTCGTGTCGTTGGTGGCCAGCCTGATGGTGTTGTGGCGCCATCGCAGCAACATCGAACGGCTTATCGCCGGTACGGAACCCAAGATCGGGCAAAAGGCCTGA
- the tyrS gene encoding tyrosine--tRNA ligase, which translates to MPETTPLLPNWLARGMADLFPAGDPTDADQALAARLEQAENEGRPLRVKLGIDPTGSNIHLGHSILFRKLRAFQDAGHTAVLIIGDFTARIGDPTGKSATRVQLSKEDVAANASTYLRQLGQDQPKETALLDFETPGRLEVRYNSEWLEGMDLPAVIGLLGTGTVGQMLAKDDFSKRYGSGTPIALHEFLYPLLQGYDSVAVNADVELGGTDQKFNVAMGRDLQRHFNKGTQFGLLLPILVGLDGVQKMSKSLGNVVGLEEDPLSMYSKLEKVGDGAINDYVTLLTDLDLATLPENPREKQKAMALAVTASRHGMEAAQKAQLDAASLVGGAGDAATEVPEASLAEVNFPAKAFYLLSAVGICASSSEARRQIKGGAVRLEGEKIGDPNQEFASAAELEGKVLQLGKKTFRRLIA; encoded by the coding sequence ATGCCGGAGACCACACCGTTGCTGCCGAACTGGCTGGCACGCGGCATGGCCGATCTGTTCCCGGCCGGTGATCCAACTGATGCTGATCAGGCCCTGGCGGCCCGGCTGGAGCAGGCTGAGAACGAGGGCCGGCCGCTGCGGGTGAAATTGGGCATCGACCCCACCGGCAGCAACATTCATCTGGGCCACAGCATCCTGTTCCGCAAGCTGCGGGCCTTTCAGGATGCGGGCCACACAGCGGTGCTGATCATTGGCGATTTCACCGCGCGGATCGGTGATCCCACCGGTAAAAGCGCCACGCGGGTGCAGTTGAGCAAGGAAGATGTGGCCGCCAATGCCTCCACCTACCTGCGCCAGCTGGGGCAGGACCAGCCCAAGGAGACGGCGCTGCTGGATTTCGAAACCCCCGGCCGGCTGGAGGTGCGATACAACTCCGAATGGCTGGAGGGGATGGACCTGCCCGCGGTGATCGGGCTGCTCGGCACCGGCACGGTGGGGCAGATGCTGGCCAAGGACGACTTCTCCAAGCGCTATGGCAGCGGCACGCCGATTGCCCTGCATGAGTTTCTTTATCCCTTGCTGCAGGGGTACGACTCGGTGGCGGTGAACGCTGATGTGGAGCTGGGCGGCACCGATCAGAAGTTCAACGTGGCGATGGGGCGCGATCTGCAGCGCCACTTCAACAAGGGCACCCAGTTCGGTCTGCTGCTGCCGATCCTGGTGGGTCTGGATGGGGTGCAGAAGATGAGCAAGAGCCTCGGCAATGTGGTGGGGCTGGAGGAGGATCCGCTGTCGATGTACTCCAAGCTGGAGAAGGTCGGCGATGGGGCGATCAACGACTACGTGACGTTGCTGACCGACCTGGATCTGGCGACGTTGCCGGAGAATCCGCGCGAGAAGCAGAAGGCGATGGCCCTGGCGGTGACCGCCAGCCGCCATGGGATGGAGGCAGCGCAGAAGGCGCAGCTGGATGCGGCTTCGTTGGTCGGCGGTGCCGGAGATGCGGCGACGGAAGTGCCGGAGGCCTCGCTGGCGGAGGTGAACTTCCCGGCCAAGGCCTTTTATCTGTTGAGTGCTGTGGGGATCTGCGCCAGCAGCAGCGAGGCACGGCGTCAGATCAAGGGCGGTGCGGTACGGCTGGAGGGGGAGAAGATCGGCGATCCCAACCAGGAGTTCGCCTCGGCGGCGGAGCTGGAGGGCAAGGTGCTGCAGCTGGGCAAGAAAACCTTCCGGCGGCTCATCGCTTGA
- a CDS encoding Txe/YoeB family addiction module toxin, translated as MLFTCQAQNDARKLASASPALTTKTERLIALLKADPYQQPPPYEALVGDLKGACSRRLNIQNRLVVEGPTEEHVAKVLRPSSHYDE; from the coding sequence ATGCTGTTCACCTGCCAAGCCCAGAACGATGCCCGCAAGCTGGCGAGTGCTTCGCCGGCCCTAACAACGAAAACTGAGCGCTTAATCGCATTACTCAAGGCGGATCCTTATCAACAACCTCCCCCCTATGAAGCATTGGTGGGAGATCTGAAAGGCGCTTGTTCGCGCCGGCTCAACATCCAGAACCGTCTCGTGGTCGAGGGGCCAACTGAAGAGCATGTTGCGAAAGTGCTGCGACCCTCGAGTCATTACGACGAATGA
- a CDS encoding type II toxin-antitoxin system VapC family toxin yields MVSRSAAPRLLDTQLLIWMAFAPEHLPPALIPDLEDRQQRFVVSVVSLWEVAIKRSLNRPDFRFDAAELRHQLQRQGFDELPIQTDHCLAVQNLPWHHKDPFDRLLIAQAQHEQIELLSCDQTLSRYGAMVQVIKR; encoded by the coding sequence ATGGTCAGCCGCTCAGCAGCGCCACGTCTGCTCGACACGCAGCTGCTGATCTGGATGGCCTTTGCGCCGGAACATCTGCCACCGGCGCTGATTCCTGACCTGGAAGACAGGCAACAACGCTTTGTCGTGAGTGTTGTCAGCCTCTGGGAGGTGGCGATCAAACGCTCGCTCAACCGGCCCGACTTTCGCTTCGATGCTGCTGAATTACGCCATCAGCTCCAACGGCAAGGATTCGATGAATTGCCCATCCAAACGGATCACTGCCTGGCGGTTCAGAACCTGCCCTGGCACCACAAAGATCCCTTTGATCGGTTGCTGATCGCTCAGGCTCAGCACGAGCAGATCGAGCTGCTGAGTTGTGATCAGACCCTGAGCCGCTATGGAGCGATGGTGCAGGTGATCAAGCGATGA